From the Kribbella sp. CA-293567 genome, the window CGGCTTGGCCTCGCCGAACTCCCTGAGCAGCTCGGGATCGCTCGGATTGGCCAGCCGAATGCTGGTGAAGCCGACGGCCGCCACCGCGGTCAGCAGCCAGAGCACCTCGAAGACCCAGAGCACCCAGAGCAGCGCGGCGCGCTTGCCCCGGAGCAGCGCGCTGCCGACCACGGCGAGGTACACGGCGGAGAAGAAGGTGTGCCCGGCCGGGATCCCGAAGAAGTCGAAGGCCAGGTCGACCCACTTCACGTAGGAGGGCGCGACCAGGTGCAGCGGGATCGCGACGAACGACCAGATCGAGGCGAGGACGACGACCCGCCCGACCCAGACCGCCGCTCGTTGCTTCCACTTCGGGATGACCTGTTCCGACGACACCGAAGGATCATCCCATCCCCAGCTGTTGACTTTGGTCTCGTATGTAACTCTGTGCGGCATGATGGCCGTCCCCGCCCGCTTTCCGTATCGGTTGATGCGGGGTGTTCTCGTGGCCGCGGGCGTGCTCTATTGCAGCCTGCTGCTCGAGCTGGTCGCCGGCTACCCGCTGAACGTCCATTCCTCCTTCCTGAGCGAGCTGGGCGCGCTCGACCAGCCGACCAGCGCCTACGCCCGTGCATTGGATCTCGGCGCGGGCGTGTTGCTGGTGCTCGCGGCGGTCCTCGGCCGGCCGGCGGCGCGGATGCACAGAGACGTTGCCGGGTTGCTGATCAGCGCCGCCGTCTTCGGGGCCGGAACGATGTCCGACGCGTTGTCGCCGATGAGCTGCGCGCCGTCGGCGAGTGCGGCGTGTCGGGAGTCCGAGAACGGCGGACAGGCGGGCACAGCGCTGATCCTGCACGAGATCACCTCGACGGTCGCCGGGATCGGAAGTGTTGCCCTGGGCATCTTCGCGGTCCTGGTACTGCGTCGCTCGGGCTGGGGCGGTCTGTGGGGCAGAGTGGTCGCCGTGCTGGCCGGAGCTGTTGTCGTGACCCAGGTCTGGCTCGGGATCGAGACCGGTCTGGAGGTGCTGACCGGCAACGATCTGCACCCGCCGGGGATCCTGCAACGGGTGTCGATCGGGCTGGTCTGCCTGATGCTGGCGACGTTGCTCCCCGGTCTGAGGCAAGCTTTCACTCGATGACTGATTCCTGGGTGCTGCTGCCGGGTCTGGCCGAGTCTCCTGAGGAGTTCGGCGAGGTCGTCGCGCGCCTGCCCGGGAGCGAACTGCGGGTGGTGGATCCCTGGCAGACGCCGATCACCGGACCGGTCTCCGAGTTGCGTGGCGGCGCGACGCTTCCGGTCGGGTTGCTCGGGCACTCGATCGGGGGCCTGGCCGCGCTGCGCTGGACGCTCACCCACCCCGGCGAGGTCGGCAGGCTGGTGCTGATCGACTCGAGCCTGACTGCGGAGACCGGGTGGCGGTGGCTGTACCCGGGAACGACGGGGGATCGAGTGGTGCGGGCGCTGCTGCGGGCTGCAGGGCGGGTCGGCGTACCGGGGGTGCTTGGGCCTGCTGCGCGGCGCGTGTTCGTCCGCGTCGGCAGCATGCGGAACCGGGACCTGCTGTCCAGGGCGGTCGCCCGTTCCCGGTACGGCGCTGCCGGCTCGTGGCTGCTGTTCTGGGAAGAGCTGACGGGCAGCTGGGTGCTGGCGGCCGAGGTCGCGCGGCTATTGGAGTCCCCGCCGGCTGCGCTGCCTCCCACTGTGTTGCTGGTGGCAACAGGGGGCAGCTCGCGTTTCACGGCCGCCAGCTGGCTGGCGGGTCAGCGTGCGCTCGCTGCCCAGCTCGACGCGAGTGTCGAAGTACTGGCTGACTCGGCGCATCTAGTCCACCTGGACCGCCCTGACGCCATCGCCAAGGCAGTCACCGGCCTCAGGCAGTCGTAGTCAGTGCAGGGGTGGGCAGCTTGCGCTGCCAGACCTCGTCGAGGGCCATGCGCATGGCGCCCGTCACCACGGCGTCCTCGGCCAGTGCCGAGAGCTCCAGCTTCGGGTGGTTGAGCGTGAGCAGCCGAAGCTGGTCAGAGATCGCATCGAGCAGTACGGCGCCGGCCCGGGCCACACCGCCACCGATGACGACCGCAGTCGGGTCCAGGACCAGTACTGCGGGCGCCAGCGCGCGGGCGAAGTCGCGGGCCACCTGCTGCACAACCGCCTGGGCCACCGGGTCACGCTCGGCTGCCGCGGCGAAGACGTCAGCGGTGTCGAGCTGGTCGCGACCGAGCTCGGCGAGCCGGGAGTCGGGGTTGGCCAGCGCGGCCTGCCGCCCGAGCTCAGCGATGGCCTCGGAGCCGACAGCACGCTCCAGCGGGCCGCGGCTGTCTTCGGGGTTGATCACGTCGTCCGGTGCGGTGGCGATGAAGCCGATCTCACCGGCCGCGCCCGTACCGCGGTGGAGGCGGCCGTCGATCACTATGCCGGCACCGAGCCGCTCGCCCCACTGGACGGCCAGCAGCGTGCCGGTGCCACCACGAGCGGCAGCGATGGCCAGCGCGGCCAGGTTGGCGTCGTTGTCGAGCATGACCGGGCAGTCGAGCAGACTGCGAACATGCTTGGTCAGGTCTACCGCGGACCAGCCCGGAACGCTGGGAACCAGCTGCACCCGACCAGTGTGCTCGTCCACGATGCCGGGGCTGGCCGCGACGGCAGCGGCGATGTCCTCGGCCGGCACCTCCGCCTCGGCAAGCGCCTCGGTGATGACCTCGGAGATGACGCCCAGCAGCTCCTGGGCGGTCCAGCCCGGGCCGGATCGGCGTACTAGGGAGAGCTTGCGGCCGGCCAGGTCGGAGACGCCCACGGTGACCCGGTGAGGACCGACATCCAGCCCGAGCACCGGCGCCGCGCGCCCGCGCAGCGAGACCCGGATCGCCGGACGCCCGAGCGAACGGTCCGCGGAATCAGGCCCGTGCTGCTGCAGCCACCCGGCGTCCAGCAACTCGTCCACCGCCTGGGCCACGGTCGGCCTGGCCAGTCCGGTGCGCTCGACCAGTTCAGCGACGCGCAGCGGCGCCGGCGCCGAGCGGCGAACCGCGTCCAGCACCGCGGCGACGTTGATCCGCCGCAGCATCGTCGTACCGCCGCCGCCGACCGTTCCCTTGCCCATGTCCGACCCCTTGCCTGCCACTCGCCCATCTTATATATAAAGCGAGCGTTCATAAATTACCTCGCGCACCCTGCGCGCCGTCGGCCTGTGCCCCGGACCCCGGGAGGCGGGCGGTCGCCCCGGAAGTTCCGTGAGTCGACAACTATCACTGACCGACCACTCTCCTGGCCAGCACACGCTCATCCGCCGGGATCAGTCCTGCAACACCGTCCGCGCAAAACTGCTCAACGCCTCCCGATCCGGCTGCTGAGTCTTGGTCATCAAACTCGCCACATGCTTCTCCACCGTCCGCGGCGAGATATGCAGGCGGGATGCGATGGACTTGTTGCCGATCTTGTCGACCAGGAGCTGCACCACCTCGAACTCCCGGGTGGTGATGCCCAGCTGGCGGAGGTGCGCGGGGACTTGGTCGGAGCCGGTACGGCGCTGGGAGACGGTGGCGCCGAGCTGGCGCAGCATGCTCCGGCATGCGCTGGCTACGGCGGGTACTTCGGCCTCGTGGAAATAGTCCTCCGCCTGCCGCAGCCAGGCGACGGGTTCACCCCAGCCATCAGCCGCCGCAGGCTGAGCAATCAGCCGCAGCCCGAGATGCCGGGCCATCGGATAAAGCGCCGATGACTCCAGTGCCTGCTCGACCATCGCCGCCGCATCGGCCGCTTTACCATCCTTACCGAGCAACACCGCGTGTGCCAGTTCGACGAACTGTCGATTCCAGCGCATCTTGCTCCCGGCTGTCGCCGAGACCGATTCGTAGTGCGCCCAGCCGTTTCGGCCTGCCAGCACGCCCAGCAGCAGTCCGAGACCGTTCTTTCCGGCCATATGGTAGGAGGTGGGGTTCTGGGCGTCGTAGGCGAGAGCCTGAGCCATCTCGGACTCCGCGAGTTCGCGGTTCTCTTCGAGCAGCGCGCAGAACGTCCGGGCCAGTCCGAAGGACAGTGGCAACTCGTGTGATGCACGTTCGCCCCATATGGCCAGCTCGCCGAGCTTCGTCTCCATCTCGGCGCGCTTGCCCTGATGGCCCGCCAGGACGGCCATTGTCACCACCTCGAACGGCGCGCCGCGGCTCAGTTTGAGACGCTGGGTGACCTCCAGACAAGCCTCGATGATCTCCGTGGCCCGGGCGTACTCCGATCGCAGAATCGCCTGTAGTCCGAGCGCTCCTTCGATCTCGTAGGCGGTCGGGATGGCCCCGAACTGCAGAGCCTGTTGCCGCGCATGCTCGAGTTCGGTGACGTCGCCCTCAGCCAGGCAGATGGTACCGGCCTGGTAGAGGTGGGAGATAACCCGCTGAAACCCCAGGTCGTTCTCGGTGGCCAGCTGCCGAGCGCGCTGGAAGTACGCGATCGATCGGTCGAGGTCGTGTTCGCGCGACAGGATGCCGAGAAGCTGGCAGGCATCAACAGCTACCGAGGGGAGGTTGGCGCGCTCGGCCGCGGCCGCTGCTCTGGTGGCCAGGTCGGCGGCTGTCCGCAATCGGCCCGGGCTGGACTTTGTCAGTTCTAACAAAGCGGCCATGAAGTCGACCGGTGCTAGGTCGGCGTCGGTCGGTTGGTTGCCGAGTAGGGACCGGGCCATCGCCAAATGGACCGGGGCTGCCGACCACCTCCCGGCTGTGTGTTCGAGGCCGGCGAGCTTCACGTACAAAGCGGCCACCTTGCGGTGGTCGAGTCTGAGGCTGTCCAGTTGATCGATCGCTTCGGCTGTGGCAGCTGGATGGTCGAACTGGCCGGTCTCGCCGGCCGCATGCAGCAGATCGCCAAGAACATCGGCGCGATAGTCGATATCGGGATCGTGGGCAAGAAGCGTATTGGCCCGGTCCAGCAGATGAACGGCCGAGGCCATCGATCCGTCCTCGAAGGATCGCTGTCCTGCCTTGGCGAACAGCCGTGCGGCCTTGGCCGCCTCGCCGCCACTTTCCGCGAGTTCCGCTGCGATCGGACACCACTCTCCGGGCAGTCCGGGGTGCAATTCTTCGATGGCGTTCGCGCAGCGTAGCGCCAGCGCCGAGCGCTCGGGCGGCGTCAGTCCGGCTAACAAAGCCTCGGCCGTCAACGGGTGCCGGAAGGCGTACCAGTCGGGGACGGGCTCGTCCGGTCCGACCAGTTGTGCGGTCAGCCCCGCTCGCAAGGTGGCCAGCAGCAACCGTTCGTCGACGTTGCTGGCCCGCCGAACCACACTGAGGGGAAACCGGTGGCCGATCACTGCCGCCAGTAGCAGTAGCTCCCTGGATTGGGGGCTGAGACGGTCCGTTCGGCTGTTGATACTGCGCACGACGGCCGCCGGGACTGTAGTACGGAGGTCTTCGACCACCTGAACGGTGCCATCGGCACCGGCCAGCAGTTGACCGGTCCGGTCGGCCTCCTGGAGAAGTTCCTCGACAATGAAGGGAACGCCGGCACTGTCGGTCCACAGCCGCTCGGCCAATTGGTCCGGCACTCCGGTGATGCCAACTTCCAGACACCCCGCAGCGAGTTCGCGAACCTGCTGCCGGTCGAGCGGCTGCAGTTCCAGCAACCGTGCTGTACCGCGCTGGTCAGCTAGTCTGGCAAGGTCGAGCGCGGATCCCTGGTCCGGGCGCAAAGTGGCTACCAAAGCCACCGGCTGGTCCTCGAGATTGTCGAGCAGGTATTCGATCACGGCGAGGGTTTCCGGATCCGAGCCATGGAGATCCTCCAGCAGCAGCAGTACGCCCCGATCGCTTGCTATCAGGGTCAACAGCCGCAGGATCGCTTCGCCCAGGATGACCGCGGAGATCCCCGCGTCATGCCCGCTGCCGTTACCGTCGTTGTGGTCGTCCCATTCCGGTATCAGCCGACCAAGTACCTGACGGTAGGGACCGAGAGACTCCGGATCGGGCATCTCCCGGCGGCGGATCAACGCCAAGAAGGCCTCACTGAAGGGCCGGAAGGCAACCATCGTGCCCATCGTTCCGACCCGGCCGCGGAGCGTCGCCATCCCGTGTCGCAGCGCGTTCGACGTGGCCACGGTACCGAGCCTGCTTTTGCCGATCCCGGGTTCGCCGATCAGAAATACAGCGTGCCCTCGGCCTTCGCGTGCTTCAGTCAGCAGCCGGTTGAGGTATTCGATTTCCTCGTCTCTGCCGACCACTTGGGGCGCATGGGTCTGCATGCCTGCAAACTCTAAGCCAAGCTCGGCGTGTCAGCAGAAGATTCGGCCGGTCGGCGCCGAACTGGACGAGATATTCAAACGTTCGCTGTGGTCCAGTTCGGCGTCTCGATTACCGCGAGGTGTGATCTACTTACTGATGGTGTGTAATGTCCCGGGATCGCAGGTGTCGGTGACAACCACAGCAATCACGCTGGCTGCACCGACCAAGGCGAACGCCCGGGAGCCGATCAGGCTGCGCGTCAGCAGGGTGATCGGGCCGATCGGGTCGGCGTGCTTCTTGGTGAGGTCGGCAGGCCGCTCCTCCGGCCGGCTCTGCTGGGCGGTCATCGGGGGGCGACGCTGATCGTGTGCAGAGTCCCGGTCTCGGGGCCTCCGATTGCGTTGACACCGAAAGCGATCATGCTGGCGGTTCCGACCAAGGCGTAGGCCCGGGCACCGATCAGGTTTCGCTTGGGCATGGAGACCGGACCGATCGGATCGATCTGCTCCCCGGTGGGATCGGCGGACTGAGCTTCCGAGGACGGGTTCTGGGCGGTCATGCGGTCACCGGCGCACTGATCGAGGAGCAAATGGTCACCGAGTCGCTGACTGCCAGCACGCTGGCGGCGAGCAGACTGGTGGAGCCGACGAGTGCCAAGGCCCGGCGGTCGGCCCGGCTTCTCTCAGGCATGGTGATCGGACCGATCGGATCGGTCTGGCCCTGATCGGCCGGGCTCGGTTCGAGCTCGTCGTGCGAGTTCTGGGTGGTCATTTCTTTCCCCTGTCGATTCGTTGCGGCCGGTGGTCCGCACTGTGATGGGTGCTAGGCCCCGGTAATAGGTTCGAGCAGTAGGATCGACGGGACGCGCCTGGTGAAGCCGAGGCGTAACAAGCCGTAGCCAATGCCGGCCAGACCTGTCAGCAGACCTGGCGAGCTCACCCCCCGTGGCGTACCGCACTGCGGTCCGTACTGCTGTACTGCCGCGAGCACCAGCCCAGCCCGACGGCGCCGGACTGCCTCAATGGCTGGGTGATCGCGTTCGTCAAGCCACAGCAGTGGCTCGACTGCGCCGAGCTCGCCGTGACACAGACTCATGTCGGCGAGCACCGGACGTTCACTGGTGGACTTGAGGTAGGGCTCAATATCCGTAGGCGCGCCGGCGCGGAGCCGGGCCAAGGTGCTGCCGGCACCGCCGGAACACCAACCAGGATTGGCGACCCCGCTGTGCTGGCCCAGATCGGCCGCCGCCAACGCGGCATCCCTGTACTTGTCGCCGGGTACGCCGTACTGGCCGAGTGACCACGCGATGCCCTGATAGCCACGGGCAAACCCGTCGAGGGGCTCGGCTCCTTCGCGGCGTACGCCGCGATCGACTATCTCCACCAGTTCGTCGGCGTAACGAGCGGCCAGCGCTGCTGCCAGCGGGTGGTGCTGGATTGCCTGCATGGCCGCGAGGCCACCAGCCGCCCCTTCGGAGTAGCTGGGGAACAGGTCGGCTTCTCTGACGAGTCCAGTGGTGATCTCCAACGACGTGGCGAGCCAATCACCAAGCTCTTGCTCATTCAGCAACGACTGAAGCCGATGCAAGCCATAGCTGATCCCGCCCATGCCGTAGAGGCCGGGGCCGACCGTTTGCGCGGCCTCCTTGTGGGTGATCAAGGTGTCGAGCAGCCGGGGCAGTGGACGGATCGCATCTTTGGCGAGCTCGGTGTACTTGCTTGCTCCAGTCAGTGCGCCGATCTGAGCCAGGAAAAGGGCGACGCCGGTATAGCCGTTCGTCAGGCCGGCTCCCATCGGCATCACCAGCCAGTGGTGGTCGTCCAGCAGGTCGAGCCCCAGCCAGTTCGCCCAGCCGTCCGCGCCGTCCTCCGCTCGCGCCATGATCTCGTCGGCGATGTTCGTGGCAGCGGCGAGTAACTGCTCGGGGTCGGCCTCGGCGGTCTCCAGGCTGCTACGGATCGTGCTGCAGGCATGCACGATCGGTTCGGGACGAGTCGCCAGCGTCGCTGAGATGAGCCACTGCTGGCGATGGAGATCGACCTCGCTGAGCTTCTCGACCTTGGTCTCGACCGCGGCAAGACCCGTGTGCGCGAAAAACTTCGCCACCCGGGTGCCATCTGAAGCCCAGGCATCCAGGCTGTTCGGCCGGGCCGAGAACAATGGAATGTCCCCCGCCCAGAGGTCGGAGAGCTCGGCCGGTACCAACCGGCGCAACGTGGGATCGGCCTCCCAGAGCATGTCCAGCAACTGGCTGCGGCCGGCCGAGTCGCGCAGGGCGTCGGGGTGGGTCGACTCGTCGAGCAGGCTCGCATATGCCTGGGTTGCGCGCGGGACGTACCGCATCTCGTCGTCGTAGAAGTCGGTCAGCAGGCCGTCAGGGCCGAGCAGTTCGCTCCGGTTCCAGGCAATCGCCTCATACGCGGCGCGGAACCCTGCCAGCAGAGCGAGATCGTGCTCGCGAGGCTCCATCGCGGCACCGTCGAGATGCGGACGGTTCTGGCTGGCCCGCGTCCTGTGCGGTCGGCGTACCAGGTGCATGGTGTCGAGCCCCGCGTCGTCCCAGTCGATCGAGTTGTTCGGTGACAGTTCGCCCGAGTCGCCGCCCAGTCCGGAGATGTCGACGACACCGTGCTCACCCGTCATCAGCAGGGGGAGCAGGGCGGTCCGATAGACGGACCTGTGGAGGGCCGCGTACGCCGGGTCCTCGCTGGGCAAACCAGAGAGCGACTGACTGGGGTGGAAGAGAGTCTCGACGTCAACCAGAACCGGCTGGTCGCCATGGGCGATCAGGTTCTCGTGATGCATGTCCGTGCCGTCGAGAACGTATAGCAGTGCGAGCAGAGCCCCTTGCCGGTGGTAGAAGCGGCGTACCTCGGCGAGGTCGGTACACGACGTGTGCCGGATGAACTCGAGCCATCCGTAGCCCGGCTTACGTAGCACTCGGACGGTCTGGAGACCGATGCCGGACTTGTCGTTCATCCAAGCGACCAGGTCGTTGAAATGCTGGTGGAGGTCGAGCGGGCGCGGTTTGTAGACGACTTGCTGGCCGTCGGTGAAAGTCAGCATCGCGGTGGCTCGGCCGCCGCGGTGGGGGTCGCCGCTGGTTTCGATGGAGACGAGCGGGCCGGGGTCGGTTCCTGCCAGCAACTCGGTGACTATCTGCTCGCGGTCCTCGGCGAGGCGGGCCAGTAGTTCGAGGTGTCCCTCGACAGCCTGTCGGCACGCCTCGCCCAGGACCCGGGCCAGCACCGGGTATGCGGCCAGGAACTCCGCCAGCTCGCTCCCTCCTTCGAGCCGGTGGGTGAAGTCGAGAAAACGTTCGGCCGGGGTTTCGCCGGCCAGTTCGCCGCGGTCGCGAGCCCGGGCGAGTTCCAGTACCAAGGTGCGTGAGGCCAGGCGTACCAGGCGGAGGCCCAGGCGGTGCAGGAACTGGTCGGTCAGTACGCCGGTCTGTCCCGCGGTGGCCAGGTCCTGCCGGGCGGTGGCCAGCAGTGGTTCGAGGCACCGGACGAGTGCTTGCTGCCAGTCACCGGTGACTGGTGGCGGAGTGACGGCGGTGGCTGTGCTGCGTTCTACGTACTCCGCCCAGGCCGGCATCGGCCGGCCCTGCTCGTGCGGGCCCATCCCGGCGGACCACCAAGCGTTTGAGTGGTCCAGTCGGGCGGTCCCGGTGGCTGCGGAGTTGAGCACGCGCTCAGGGTGCCACTCGGACCTGGGTGCTGCCATGGGTATGGAGCCCCCATATTCCTTCCACGATCGTTTGATTACCTACGGGCAGGTACTGAAAGCCGTGCTGTACCGCGGGATGACGACTGGGGGTAGACCACCCCGCGGTCCAGCATCGCCCGTGCCGGACGACCTCTGGTGGAAGGTTGTTCGGCACAGGAATCCAGCTTGCCGGTAGCTCCGGAACTCCCGACGCCGAGAACGATGCAGGACTACCTGACTGGACAGCAAGGGC encodes:
- a CDS encoding DUF998 domain-containing protein; the protein is MRGVLVAAGVLYCSLLLELVAGYPLNVHSSFLSELGALDQPTSAYARALDLGAGVLLVLAAVLGRPAARMHRDVAGLLISAAVFGAGTMSDALSPMSCAPSASAACRESENGGQAGTALILHEITSTVAGIGSVALGIFAVLVLRRSGWGGLWGRVVAVLAGAVVVTQVWLGIETGLEVLTGNDLHPPGILQRVSIGLVCLMLATLLPGLRQAFTR
- a CDS encoding alpha/beta fold hydrolase; protein product: MTDSWVLLPGLAESPEEFGEVVARLPGSELRVVDPWQTPITGPVSELRGGATLPVGLLGHSIGGLAALRWTLTHPGEVGRLVLIDSSLTAETGWRWLYPGTTGDRVVRALLRAAGRVGVPGVLGPAARRVFVRVGSMRNRDLLSRAVARSRYGAAGSWLLFWEELTGSWVLAAEVARLLESPPAALPPTVLLVATGGSSRFTAASWLAGQRALAAQLDASVEVLADSAHLVHLDRPDAIAKAVTGLRQS
- a CDS encoding helix-turn-helix transcriptional regulator, with the translated sequence MQTHAPQVVGRDEEIEYLNRLLTEAREGRGHAVFLIGEPGIGKSRLGTVATSNALRHGMATLRGRVGTMGTMVAFRPFSEAFLALIRRREMPDPESLGPYRQVLGRLIPEWDDHNDGNGSGHDAGISAVILGEAILRLLTLIASDRGVLLLLEDLHGSDPETLAVIEYLLDNLEDQPVALVATLRPDQGSALDLARLADQRGTARLLELQPLDRQQVRELAAGCLEVGITGVPDQLAERLWTDSAGVPFIVEELLQEADRTGQLLAGADGTVQVVEDLRTTVPAAVVRSINSRTDRLSPQSRELLLLAAVIGHRFPLSVVRRASNVDERLLLATLRAGLTAQLVGPDEPVPDWYAFRHPLTAEALLAGLTPPERSALALRCANAIEELHPGLPGEWCPIAAELAESGGEAAKAARLFAKAGQRSFEDGSMASAVHLLDRANTLLAHDPDIDYRADVLGDLLHAAGETGQFDHPAATAEAIDQLDSLRLDHRKVAALYVKLAGLEHTAGRWSAAPVHLAMARSLLGNQPTDADLAPVDFMAALLELTKSSPGRLRTAADLATRAAAAAERANLPSVAVDACQLLGILSREHDLDRSIAYFQRARQLATENDLGFQRVISHLYQAGTICLAEGDVTELEHARQQALQFGAIPTAYEIEGALGLQAILRSEYARATEIIEACLEVTQRLKLSRGAPFEVVTMAVLAGHQGKRAEMETKLGELAIWGERASHELPLSFGLARTFCALLEENRELAESEMAQALAYDAQNPTSYHMAGKNGLGLLLGVLAGRNGWAHYESVSATAGSKMRWNRQFVELAHAVLLGKDGKAADAAAMVEQALESSALYPMARHLGLRLIAQPAAADGWGEPVAWLRQAEDYFHEAEVPAVASACRSMLRQLGATVSQRRTGSDQVPAHLRQLGITTREFEVVQLLVDKIGNKSIASRLHISPRTVEKHVASLMTKTQQPDREALSSFARTVLQD
- a CDS encoding ROK family transcriptional regulator → MAGKGSDMGKGTVGGGGTTMLRRINVAAVLDAVRRSAPAPLRVAELVERTGLARPTVAQAVDELLDAGWLQQHGPDSADRSLGRPAIRVSLRGRAAPVLGLDVGPHRVTVGVSDLAGRKLSLVRRSGPGWTAQELLGVISEVITEALAEAEVPAEDIAAAVAASPGIVDEHTGRVQLVPSVPGWSAVDLTKHVRSLLDCPVMLDNDANLAALAIAAARGGTGTLLAVQWGERLGAGIVIDGRLHRGTGAAGEIGFIATAPDDVINPEDSRGPLERAVGSEAIAELGRQAALANPDSRLAELGRDQLDTADVFAAAAERDPVAQAVVQQVARDFARALAPAVLVLDPTAVVIGGGVARAGAVLLDAISDQLRLLTLNHPKLELSALAEDAVVTGAMRMALDEVWQRKLPTPALTTTA
- a CDS encoding type 2 lanthipeptide synthetase LanM family protein gives rise to the protein MLNSAATGTARLDHSNAWWSAGMGPHEQGRPMPAWAEYVERSTATAVTPPPVTGDWQQALVRCLEPLLATARQDLATAGQTGVLTDQFLHRLGLRLVRLASRTLVLELARARDRGELAGETPAERFLDFTHRLEGGSELAEFLAAYPVLARVLGEACRQAVEGHLELLARLAEDREQIVTELLAGTDPGPLVSIETSGDPHRGGRATAMLTFTDGQQVVYKPRPLDLHQHFNDLVAWMNDKSGIGLQTVRVLRKPGYGWLEFIRHTSCTDLAEVRRFYHRQGALLALLYVLDGTDMHHENLIAHGDQPVLVDVETLFHPSQSLSGLPSEDPAYAALHRSVYRTALLPLLMTGEHGVVDISGLGGDSGELSPNNSIDWDDAGLDTMHLVRRPHRTRASQNRPHLDGAAMEPREHDLALLAGFRAAYEAIAWNRSELLGPDGLLTDFYDDEMRYVPRATQAYASLLDESTHPDALRDSAGRSQLLDMLWEADPTLRRLVPAELSDLWAGDIPLFSARPNSLDAWASDGTRVAKFFAHTGLAAVETKVEKLSEVDLHRQQWLISATLATRPEPIVHACSTIRSSLETAEADPEQLLAAATNIADEIMARAEDGADGWANWLGLDLLDDHHWLVMPMGAGLTNGYTGVALFLAQIGALTGASKYTELAKDAIRPLPRLLDTLITHKEAAQTVGPGLYGMGGISYGLHRLQSLLNEQELGDWLATSLEITTGLVREADLFPSYSEGAAGGLAAMQAIQHHPLAAALAARYADELVEIVDRGVRREGAEPLDGFARGYQGIAWSLGQYGVPGDKYRDAALAAADLGQHSGVANPGWCSGGAGSTLARLRAGAPTDIEPYLKSTSERPVLADMSLCHGELGAVEPLLWLDERDHPAIEAVRRRRAGLVLAAVQQYGPQCGTPRGVSSPGLLTGLAGIGYGLLRLGFTRRVPSILLLEPITGA